A stretch of Chitinophaga caeni DNA encodes these proteins:
- a CDS encoding UDP-2,3-diacylglucosamine diphosphatase, with amino-acid sequence MQIELPADKKIYFASDFHLGAPNPAKSRERERVLLQWLNEIEKDAAHIFLVGDLFDFWFEYKQVIPKGYVRLLGKLAELSDKGIGISVFIGNHDMWMDGYFEEEMNIPVYYEPQIFEIAGKKFYIGHGDGLGPGDHGYKLLKKVFRNPVCRWLFSILHPSWGIGLANYFSRKSRAATGMELEKFLGEEDEWLAIYSKEILQKEHYDYFIFGHRHLPLDLKVGENSRYINLGDWLNYFTYGVFDGKAMQLEYYPTHLAAVQPPSGI; translated from the coding sequence ATGCAAATAGAATTGCCAGCAGATAAAAAGATATATTTCGCATCAGACTTTCACCTCGGTGCACCGAACCCGGCGAAGAGCAGGGAACGGGAGCGGGTATTATTACAATGGCTCAACGAAATTGAAAAGGATGCCGCCCACATTTTCTTGGTGGGGGACCTGTTTGATTTTTGGTTTGAGTACAAGCAGGTGATTCCCAAGGGATATGTCCGTTTGCTGGGTAAACTTGCTGAATTATCGGATAAAGGAATCGGCATTTCCGTCTTTATCGGTAACCATGATATGTGGATGGATGGCTACTTTGAAGAAGAGATGAACATCCCGGTTTACTACGAACCACAAATTTTTGAAATTGCCGGGAAGAAATTTTATATCGGCCATGGCGATGGGCTAGGCCCAGGTGATCACGGGTATAAATTGCTGAAGAAAGTTTTCAGAAACCCGGTTTGCAGGTGGCTTTTCTCGATCTTGCACCCCAGTTGGGGCATCGGCCTGGCCAATTATTTCAGCCGTAAAAGCCGCGCGGCAACCGGCATGGAACTGGAAAAATTCCTGGGTGAAGAGGATGAGTGGTTGGCAATTTACAGCAAGGAAATCTTGCAGAAAGAACATTACGATTACTTCATATTCGGGCACCGGCATTTACCGCTAGATTTGAAAGTGGGGGAGAATAGCCGCTATATCAACCTGGGTGATTGGCTCAATTATTTTACCTACGGTGTATTTGATGGGAAAGCAATGCAACTGGAATATTATCCCACGCACTTGGCAGCAGTGCAGCCGCCATCAGGCATCTAG
- the rsfS gene encoding ribosome silencing factor has translation MAPLTVLNTRQKAVTRITQDSVIFTTIIKAIQEKKGENIVSLDLRNIPEAVADFFIICEANSSTQIRAIADFVEEEVKKNVGEDPYKHEGKTGQQWILVDYVNVVVHIFTPENRKFYNLEEMWSDAERTEHLD, from the coding sequence TTGGCACCCTTAACCGTTCTAAATACCAGGCAAAAAGCGGTAACGCGCATCACTCAGGACAGTGTAATTTTTACAACGATCATTAAGGCCATACAGGAAAAAAAAGGGGAGAATATCGTCTCTCTCGATCTCCGCAATATTCCTGAAGCTGTAGCTGATTTTTTCATCATATGCGAAGCTAATTCAAGTACACAGATCCGCGCCATAGCTGATTTCGTGGAGGAAGAAGTGAAGAAGAATGTAGGTGAAGATCCCTATAAACACGAAGGGAAAACCGGTCAGCAGTGGATTTTGGTGGATTATGTAAATGTTGTGGTTCACATCTTTACCCCCGAAAATCGCAAATTCTACAACCTGGAAGAAATGTGGAGTGACGCCGAAAGGACGGAACACCTCGATTAA
- the ftsH gene encoding ATP-dependent zinc metalloprotease FtsH encodes MEKGGNNYNKKPGSGQPPKKNGPKFNIYWVYAFIGIALIALNFLDFGTNPKEISFKQFQVEILPTNAVDHLTVVNKKLVEVYIKKDELKNNPKFKDVAQGRFGDNAGPHFQFTIGSIESFQNELDKAQESVPVANRVEIKYVERTSWIEPFMSLLLPIILIVGLWILLMRKMGGPSGGSGGPGGIFNIGKSKAQLFDKGTRVTITFNDVAGLDEAKVEVMEIVDFLKNPKKYTALGGKIPKGALLVGPPGTGKTLLAKAMAGEAQVPFFSMSGSDFVELFVGVGASRVRDLFKQAREKAPCIIFIDEIDAIGRARGKNVMMSNDERENTLNQLLVEMDGFGTDSGIIILAATNRPDVLDSALLRPGRFDRQISIDKPDLAGREHIFEVHLKPIKTSPNLDIKKLASMTPGFAGADIANVCNEAALIAARKGKTEVETEDFNDAIDRVIGGLEKKNKIISPEEKEVIAYHEAGHAICGWYLEHANPLVKVTIVPRGVAALGYAQYLPKEQYLYNTEQLLDDMCMTLGGRAVEELVFGKISTGAQNDLQVITRMAYAMVTVYGMNDKVGNVSFYDPNSDQAFTKPYSEETAKLIDEEVRLLIEKAYLRTKELLTERMKEVKILAEELLKKEVLYKDDLERLIGKRPYESKEHPVAKEGMTTDGVHPSDIINPSPVNASEPE; translated from the coding sequence ATGGAAAAAGGAGGCAATAACTACAATAAAAAACCTGGATCAGGACAACCGCCTAAAAAAAATGGACCAAAATTCAATATATATTGGGTGTACGCCTTCATTGGTATCGCGCTGATTGCATTGAATTTCCTTGATTTTGGGACAAATCCTAAGGAAATCAGTTTTAAACAGTTCCAGGTTGAAATTCTCCCGACTAACGCGGTAGATCATCTTACCGTTGTAAATAAAAAATTAGTTGAAGTTTATATTAAAAAAGATGAATTAAAGAATAATCCTAAGTTCAAAGATGTGGCCCAGGGTCGCTTCGGTGACAATGCCGGCCCGCATTTTCAATTTACCATCGGTTCCATTGAAAGCTTTCAGAATGAACTGGATAAAGCCCAGGAATCCGTTCCGGTAGCTAACCGCGTTGAAATTAAATACGTGGAGAGAACTAGCTGGATTGAGCCTTTCATGTCTTTATTACTACCGATTATTCTAATCGTCGGGCTATGGATCTTGTTAATGCGCAAGATGGGCGGTCCCTCCGGTGGAAGCGGTGGCCCGGGCGGTATCTTCAACATCGGGAAATCTAAAGCACAATTATTTGACAAGGGAACCCGCGTTACAATTACTTTCAACGATGTAGCAGGCTTGGATGAAGCGAAAGTGGAGGTGATGGAAATCGTAGATTTCTTGAAAAATCCGAAGAAATATACTGCTTTGGGTGGTAAAATCCCGAAAGGCGCCTTATTGGTAGGCCCCCCGGGAACAGGTAAAACCTTGTTGGCCAAAGCGATGGCCGGTGAGGCACAGGTACCTTTCTTCTCTATGTCCGGTTCCGATTTCGTGGAATTGTTCGTAGGGGTAGGTGCCAGCCGCGTGCGCGACTTGTTCAAACAAGCCCGCGAGAAAGCGCCTTGTATCATCTTCATCGATGAAATTGATGCGATCGGCCGCGCCCGTGGAAAGAATGTAATGATGAGTAACGACGAACGTGAAAACACTTTGAACCAATTGTTGGTGGAGATGGATGGTTTCGGTACCGACAGCGGTATCATCATCTTGGCTGCAACCAACAGGCCGGATGTATTGGATAGCGCCTTGCTTCGCCCGGGTCGTTTCGATCGTCAAATATCTATCGACAAACCGGATTTGGCTGGCAGGGAACATATCTTCGAAGTGCATTTGAAACCGATAAAAACTTCCCCGAATCTAGATATCAAGAAATTGGCTTCCATGACGCCCGGTTTTGCCGGTGCCGACATTGCCAACGTTTGTAACGAAGCGGCGTTAATTGCTGCAAGGAAAGGCAAAACGGAAGTAGAAACGGAAGATTTCAACGATGCAATCGATCGCGTGATCGGTGGTTTGGAAAAGAAAAATAAGATCATATCTCCTGAAGAAAAAGAAGTGATCGCTTACCATGAAGCCGGCCATGCTATCTGCGGTTGGTACTTGGAGCATGCGAATCCTCTAGTGAAAGTGACCATCGTGCCGAGGGGTGTAGCTGCTTTAGGCTATGCTCAATATTTACCGAAAGAACAATATTTGTATAATACGGAACAGTTGCTGGATGATATGTGCATGACCCTCGGTGGCCGCGCAGTTGAGGAATTAGTATTCGGTAAAATTTCAACAGGTGCACAGAATGACCTGCAAGTAATTACCCGCATGGCTTACGCGATGGTGACCGTATATGGTATGAACGATAAAGTGGGTAATGTTTCATTCTACGATCCAAACAGCGACCAAGCATTTACAAAACCTTATTCAGAAGAAACTGCCAAGCTGATCGATGAAGAAGTTCGCTTGCTAATCGAAAAAGCTTACTTGCGCACCAAGGAGCTATTAACTGAGCGTATGAAGGAAGTGAAGATCTTGGCCGAAGAATTGCTGAAGAAAGAAGTGTTATACAAGGATGATTTGGAACGCTTGATCGGCAAACGACCTTACGAAAGCAAAGAACATCCCGTGGCGAAAGAAGGAATGACTACTGATGGCGTTCACCCCTCAGATATTATCAATCCTTCACCAGTAAATGCATCAGAACCGGAATAA
- a CDS encoding LutC/YkgG family protein, giving the protein MKISPAKENILKRVRNALSQSVPLPFPNAEGNTSVYNTAHEGLELKFAEEFTKLGGKFIFCSSRDEMVENLQTLVENKGWGNVQCQTPSINKMLAPYQLKYINNGEFLEMEAAISSVEFLVARTGSMVLSAAQPSGRALPVYTPYHIVIAHTHQLVFDIKDAIQKMKEKYPHQLPSMISFATGPSRTADIEKTLVVGVHGPKEVYVFLLDE; this is encoded by the coding sequence ATGAAAATTTCTCCTGCCAAGGAAAATATACTGAAAAGAGTAAGGAACGCGCTGAGCCAATCGGTTCCGCTGCCGTTCCCGAATGCAGAAGGTAATACTTCTGTATATAATACGGCTCATGAAGGATTGGAGTTGAAGTTTGCGGAGGAATTTACCAAGTTGGGGGGGAAGTTTATCTTCTGTTCTTCCAGGGATGAAATGGTAGAAAATTTGCAAACTTTAGTGGAGAACAAAGGTTGGGGAAATGTACAGTGCCAAACACCATCTATCAACAAGATGCTAGCACCTTACCAGTTGAAATATATCAACAATGGAGAGTTCTTGGAGATGGAAGCGGCTATTTCAAGCGTTGAATTTCTCGTGGCCCGCACGGGTTCCATGGTGTTGAGCGCTGCACAACCTTCGGGCAGGGCGTTGCCGGTGTACACGCCTTATCATATCGTGATTGCGCATACGCACCAGTTGGTGTTTGATATTAAAGATGCCATTCAAAAGATGAAAGAAAAGTACCCGCACCAGTTGCCATCCATGATTTCATTCGCCACCGGGCCCAGCCGTACTGCCGACATCGAGAAAACCTTGGTAGTTGGAGTACACGGTCCCAAGGAAGTATATGTTTTCTTGCTGGATGAATAA
- a CDS encoding IS1595 family transposase — MKNKFLKGAHLSERKFKEILKLFSEDLTATQIASISGVSRVTVNSYLKKIRSQIVKSCEETSPVPVHSLPKIIHAKQPVLQHDGDVEDDALRLNVERNNRPVIFGIYHLDSQVFTEIIPDISRSMIQAVVRGRSILETVGTADRIRKYNGVVDLGQYRLYHLPGQHLVGAHHQHIIDDVDGFWILTKHRLAKFKGLNRNTVYLHLKECEFRYNHRTRDLYNVLLDLLKNYPLNLS, encoded by the coding sequence ATGAAGAATAAGTTCTTAAAAGGCGCTCACCTGTCTGAGCGCAAGTTTAAGGAGATATTAAAGCTATTCTCCGAAGACCTCACAGCTACGCAAATTGCGAGCATAAGCGGGGTAAGCCGCGTCACAGTAAACAGCTATTTGAAGAAGATCCGTTCTCAAATAGTTAAAAGTTGTGAAGAAACTTCCCCTGTTCCGGTTCACTCCCTTCCCAAGATTATTCACGCCAAGCAACCAGTTTTACAACACGATGGTGATGTAGAAGACGATGCTTTGCGATTGAATGTTGAAAGGAACAACCGCCCCGTAATTTTTGGCATATATCACCTTGATAGCCAGGTTTTCACGGAAATCATTCCCGATATCAGTCGCTCCATGATACAAGCCGTGGTTCGCGGTAGATCCATACTGGAGACGGTAGGTACCGCGGATAGAATACGTAAATACAACGGGGTAGTGGATTTAGGGCAATACCGTTTATACCATCTCCCGGGGCAGCACCTGGTGGGAGCACACCACCAACACATAATCGATGATGTGGACGGATTCTGGATTTTGACGAAGCATCGCTTGGCAAAATTCAAGGGTTTAAACCGCAATACGGTATACTTACACTTGAAAGAATGCGAGTTTAGGTACAACCATCGCACCAGGGATTTGTATAATGTGTTGTTAGACTTGCTAAAAAATTACCCTTTAAACTTATCATGA
- a CDS encoding efflux RND transporter permease subunit, with amino-acid sequence MWQRLAGFVLKFRIPLLIGLLVSTVAMGYFASKVKMSYDYVNAIPRDNPKFKIYQEFKKQFGEDGNMMVLGVQTDHFFDLSYFNDYVALSRAIKAIPEVENVLSVPAAINLIKNDSTRQLSAVPIFQSGAKSQQELDSLSASFLNLPFYRGLLYSKEGNAYLMAIHINKDVLNSAQREGVVKQITELADNFGKQQQQEVYMSGLPLIRTNMAVKVANELKLFLGISFLLTAVILFLFFRSLTDVLISMIVVAIGVVWSLATIYLFGYKITLLTGLIPPLIVVIGIPNCVYFLNKYHSEYAGHGNKMKALVRMVQKMGIVTLFTNITAAIGFGVFWFTNSAILKEFGLVAGLNIMMIFLISFILLPSVLSFLKAPKHTNTSYLEGGAVNGILDFLTGLVFKYRPFVYAFTSLMVVLALWGMARLKTEAFMVDDIPKTDKIYTDLKFFEHNFKGVMPLEIAVDTKRKNGVISLQTLTKLDELSKLIEAQPAFARPLSISEGIKFARQAFYNGDSTSYAVPNSFDISFLARYLRMKSGTGDEDNSTYSKLLSSFMDSTRQIARMSVNMADVGSEKLPAILNSLQPKVNEIFDTAHYNVTFTGTSVIFLEGSRFIISGLTESILLAFVLIIFCMLYLFRSFKMLIISLIPNVIPLIVTAGVMGWMGIAIKPSTVLVFSIALGIAIDVTIRFLVNFKQELPLNNYDISATVKQTIHETGLSIIYTSLILFAGFMIFSFSQFGGTKALGWLTSLTLVMAMITNLTILPAMLLWMEKGILRKAKKKELWNALDEEEDIEMADLGLEEEK; translated from the coding sequence ATGTGGCAACGCCTAGCAGGTTTTGTGTTAAAATTCCGTATACCTTTATTAATTGGTTTATTGGTAAGTACGGTAGCGATGGGCTATTTCGCGAGCAAGGTTAAGATGAGCTATGATTACGTGAACGCGATCCCCCGCGATAACCCGAAATTCAAGATATACCAAGAATTTAAAAAGCAATTTGGCGAAGATGGCAACATGATGGTGCTGGGTGTGCAAACCGATCATTTCTTCGATTTATCTTACTTTAATGATTACGTGGCCTTAAGCCGGGCCATTAAAGCTATCCCTGAAGTCGAAAACGTTTTAAGCGTCCCCGCTGCCATAAACTTGATTAAGAATGATAGCACGCGACAACTTTCCGCGGTTCCCATATTTCAATCCGGGGCGAAAAGCCAACAAGAATTAGATAGCCTATCTGCAAGTTTTCTGAACCTCCCGTTTTACCGGGGTTTGTTATACAGCAAGGAAGGAAATGCTTACCTGATGGCTATACATATAAACAAGGATGTATTAAACTCTGCACAAAGGGAAGGCGTGGTCAAACAAATTACTGAACTCGCGGATAACTTTGGGAAGCAACAACAACAGGAAGTGTATATGAGTGGCTTACCACTTATACGTACCAATATGGCGGTTAAGGTGGCCAACGAATTAAAGTTGTTCCTGGGTATCTCCTTCTTGCTAACGGCCGTGATATTATTCTTATTCTTCCGGAGTTTAACCGATGTACTAATCAGTATGATCGTCGTGGCTATCGGTGTTGTATGGTCATTGGCCACGATATATTTGTTCGGTTACAAGATCACCTTGTTAACCGGTTTGATTCCTCCGTTAATCGTTGTAATCGGTATCCCTAACTGCGTTTATTTCCTTAATAAATACCATTCTGAATACGCTGGCCATGGCAACAAGATGAAAGCCTTGGTACGCATGGTACAAAAAATGGGTATCGTAACGCTGTTTACAAATATTACGGCGGCAATCGGTTTCGGGGTGTTTTGGTTTACGAACAGCGCCATTTTGAAGGAATTTGGCTTGGTTGCAGGCTTGAATATCATGATGATCTTCCTGATCTCTTTTATTCTTTTACCTTCCGTACTAAGTTTCTTAAAAGCGCCAAAGCATACGAATACCAGTTATCTCGAAGGTGGTGCCGTGAACGGTATATTAGATTTCCTAACCGGCTTAGTGTTTAAATACAGGCCTTTCGTGTACGCATTTACCAGCCTGATGGTGGTATTGGCATTATGGGGAATGGCCCGCTTGAAAACAGAGGCATTCATGGTTGATGATATCCCTAAGACGGATAAGATTTATACCGACCTGAAATTCTTCGAGCATAATTTTAAAGGGGTGATGCCCTTGGAGATCGCCGTTGACACGAAACGCAAAAACGGCGTAATCAGTTTACAAACCCTTACGAAGTTGGATGAACTGTCGAAGTTGATCGAGGCACAACCAGCATTCGCGCGGCCATTGTCTATATCTGAAGGAATAAAGTTTGCACGGCAAGCATTTTATAACGGGGATAGTACCAGTTATGCCGTTCCCAATTCTTTTGATATTAGCTTCCTGGCGAGGTATCTTAGGATGAAATCCGGAACGGGTGATGAAGATAATTCTACCTATTCGAAGTTACTTTCATCTTTCATGGATAGCACGCGGCAAATAGCGAGGATGAGCGTAAATATGGCCGATGTGGGCTCTGAAAAGCTGCCCGCGATTTTAAACAGCTTACAACCTAAAGTCAACGAAATATTCGATACGGCCCATTATAATGTAACTTTCACCGGTACCTCGGTAATCTTCCTCGAAGGAAGCCGGTTTATTATCAGCGGCTTGACAGAAAGTATATTGTTGGCATTCGTGTTGATCATCTTCTGTATGCTATATTTATTCCGCTCCTTCAAGATGCTGATTATTTCGCTGATTCCGAACGTAATCCCGCTAATCGTGACGGCAGGCGTGATGGGCTGGATGGGAATTGCGATCAAGCCTTCGACGGTGCTGGTTTTCAGTATAGCCTTGGGAATCGCGATTGACGTGACGATCCGTTTCCTTGTCAATTTCAAGCAAGAGCTGCCTTTAAATAATTACGATATCTCTGCCACCGTTAAACAAACGATCCATGAAACGGGCCTTAGTATTATTTATACATCCTTAATCCTTTTTGCCGGATTCATGATTTTTAGTTTCTCACAGTTTGGTGGAACGAAAGCATTGGGATGGTTAACCTCCCTAACCTTGGTGATGGCAATGATCACGAACCTTACCATATTGCCGGCCATGCTGTTATGGATGGAAAAGGGAATATTGAGAAAGGCTAAGAAGAAAGAATTATGGAATGCTTTAGATGAAGAAGAGGATATCGAGATGGCCGATTTAGGCTTGGAAGAAGAAAAGTAA
- a CDS encoding biotin--[acetyl-CoA-carboxylase] ligase: MIGSPFHVLAVVDSTNNYAMAEVNSGNVTNGSAYFAMEQFAGKGQRGKQWHSPPGENIVLTVVVQPPIKLSQQFLLSATIALGAADFFAKYAGDETKIKWPNDLYWRDRKAGGILIENVLRGSQWQYAIVGMGININVPQFPGGLVNPVSLRQITGKEWDSLALAQDLCSFLDRRFNDLPLVSEKALLDEYKSKLFRYQETGLYKMDGEFFSGIIRDVLPSGLLQLERDGKILSLGVGEVEFVKTS; the protein is encoded by the coding sequence GTGATAGGAAGTCCATTTCATGTATTAGCAGTAGTTGACAGCACCAATAACTATGCCATGGCCGAGGTAAATTCCGGCAATGTTACAAACGGCAGCGCGTACTTTGCCATGGAGCAATTTGCAGGTAAAGGTCAGCGTGGTAAACAGTGGCATTCTCCACCCGGTGAGAATATCGTTCTCACAGTTGTTGTTCAGCCACCAATCAAGCTTTCACAACAATTCCTGCTCAGCGCTACCATCGCGCTCGGTGCCGCTGATTTCTTTGCAAAATATGCAGGGGATGAAACCAAGATCAAATGGCCGAACGACCTCTATTGGCGTGACAGAAAGGCAGGTGGCATTTTGATTGAGAACGTATTGCGCGGTAGTCAATGGCAATACGCCATCGTGGGCATGGGGATCAATATTAATGTGCCGCAGTTCCCCGGGGGCTTGGTTAACCCGGTTTCCCTTCGCCAGATCACCGGGAAAGAATGGGATTCCTTGGCATTGGCGCAGGATCTTTGCAGTTTCCTGGATCGCCGGTTCAACGATTTACCCCTCGTTTCAGAAAAAGCGCTGTTAGATGAATATAAGAGTAAACTGTTCCGTTACCAGGAAACCGGCTTGTACAAGATGGATGGCGAATTTTTTTCGGGCATTATCCGCGATGTATTACCATCGGGCTTATTGCAATTGGAAAGGGATGGAAAGATACTTAGTTTAGGTGTTGGCGAGGTTGAATTTGTTAAGACAAGCTAA
- the recO gene encoding DNA repair protein RecO, which yields MLHKTPGIVLRTVKYGEASVIVSVFTELFGLQSYIVNGARSGKPKSAKGNLLQPGNILDLVVYHQEQKNIQRISEFKLAYIYTNLHVNIVKNTVALYMVELLQKSLKQPESQPSLYYFVSNSLQLLDQANANTAANIPLYFTLKLASHLGFGINGHFSNYSPFLDMQEGTFTDLPPHHSHHLDALHSEITDRFLRVQTTVELEGISLNKDRRRILLYRYLDFFKLHMPDFTELHSPPILHEILDA from the coding sequence ATGTTGCACAAAACTCCGGGAATAGTTTTAAGAACCGTCAAATATGGTGAAGCTAGCGTGATCGTAAGCGTATTCACGGAGCTTTTCGGGCTACAATCTTATATAGTGAATGGCGCCAGGTCAGGAAAACCAAAGTCGGCAAAAGGAAACTTATTGCAGCCTGGCAATATATTGGACCTCGTCGTTTATCACCAGGAACAAAAGAATATCCAAAGAATCTCGGAGTTTAAGTTGGCCTATATTTATACCAACTTGCATGTAAATATCGTGAAGAATACGGTGGCGTTATATATGGTGGAATTATTGCAAAAGTCGTTGAAGCAGCCGGAATCTCAACCTTCATTGTATTATTTCGTTAGCAACAGCTTGCAGTTACTGGACCAAGCAAATGCTAATACCGCGGCCAATATACCTTTGTACTTCACATTGAAACTGGCTTCGCACCTGGGATTCGGGATCAACGGTCACTTCTCAAATTATTCTCCTTTCCTGGATATGCAAGAGGGTACTTTCACAGATTTACCCCCGCACCATAGTCACCACTTGGATGCCTTGCATAGCGAAATAACGGATCGATTTTTACGGGTGCAAACTACCGTGGAATTGGAAGGAATCTCTTTGAATAAAGACAGGCGGCGGATTTTATTGTACCGCTATCTCGACTTTTTCAAATTACATATGCCTGATTTCACGGAGTTACATTCCCCACCGATCCTCCATGAAATCCTAGATGCCTGA